The sequence below is a genomic window from Oleidesulfovibrio alaskensis DSM 16109.
TCCGTGGCAGAAGCAGTGCTGTATTCCGTTCCATGGAGCCATATCGAGCAACTGCGCAAAAAGGGTCGCCGTTCGGGCGAACTGATGTTCACCCTGCGTTCCAACATTGATAAACCCATTACAGCGGTGCTCACCCTGAACACCGTGGCCAACACCGCCGGCGCATCCATTGCCGGTGCAGCCGCGGCCAATGTGTTCGGCGCAGAACATATGGCCACCTTTGCGGCATGCTTCACGGTCATCATTCTCATCTGTTCGGAAATCATACCAAAAACGCTGGGCGTCACGTACGCACGCCCGCTGACTTCAGTGGTGGCCGCTCCGCTCAACATGCTTGTGTGGCTGCTTTCGCCTGTTATCATCATCGGCGGCTGGATAACCAGACTGATGACTCCGGCAAAAACGCGCCCCGAAGCCTCGGAAGAAGATATCAGAGCGCTGGTCAGCCTGTCGCGCAAGTCCGGCATCCTAAAACCGTATGAAGAAATTTCTATCCAGAATATCCTGTCACTGGATAAAAAGCGGGTCGAAGACATAATGACCCCGCGCACTGTGGTTTTTTCGCTTCAGGCGGACATGACCGTGGAAGAGGCCCACGAGCGCCCCGGATTCTGGAACTACAGCCGTATCCCCTTGTGGCAGGACAACAACGAGGACATGGTGGGCATAGTCATGCGCC
It includes:
- a CDS encoding hemolysin family protein; the protein is MIEFILAVSFAVIISASCSVAEAVLYSVPWSHIEQLRKKGRRSGELMFTLRSNIDKPITAVLTLNTVANTAGASIAGAAAANVFGAEHMATFAACFTVIILICSEIIPKTLGVTYARPLTSVVAAPLNMLVWLLSPVIIIGGWITRLMTPAKTRPEASEEDIRALVSLSRKSGILKPYEEISIQNILSLDKKRVEDIMTPRTVVFSLQADMTVEEAHERPGFWNYSRIPLWQDNNEDMVGIVMRRHVLQEVAADRHLTRLSEIMTPVTFVLESLTLDRLLTQMLERRVHLAVVLDEYGGVAGVVALEDVLEEILGKEIVDESDQFADLQQLARSRRARLTGGKSV